One genomic window of Dunckerocampus dactyliophorus isolate RoL2022-P2 chromosome 7, RoL_Ddac_1.1, whole genome shotgun sequence includes the following:
- the cldn12 gene encoding claudin-12 yields the protein MSCRDIHATNAFAFFIAFVSVAGMTVAALIPQWRVTRLVTFNRNAKNISVYDGLWAKCVKQDGYSGCYFYDSEWYSKVDQLDLRLLQFCLPAGLGFGLMALLLCMAGMCKTCCCSDKPEPDIKSIRFLVNSAGCHLVAGMFLFLGGAIAIAPSVWFLFRTKELNNRYDNIFSDGFAVYVSIGCSGGLMLAALLMFMWYCMCKKLPSPFWLPLPSMSTSTSTQPLTANGFPPSPVYGPQVLPPPQAYPPTVIDTQTYVPAQGYVQSVAAPAPPQVYMSQISAPDGYGSEAGGGQAYSYAHSQIYAPSQSYAPSQSYAPSQSYAPSQSYAPSYVGHRYSTRSRTSAIEIDIPVVTQ from the exons ATGTCTTGCCGGGACATCCACGCCACCAACGCCTTTGCCTTCTTCATAGCCTTCGTGTCTGTGGCCGGTATGACTGTAGCAGCCCTAATCCCTCAGTGGCGTGTGACCAGACTGGTCACCTTCAATCGCAATGCCAAGAACATCAGCGTTTATGATGGGCTGTGGGCGAAATGCGTCAAGCAGGATGGCTATTCGGGATGCTACTTCTATGACTCAGAG TGGTACTCCAAAGTGGACCAGCTGGACCTGAGGCTCCTGCAGTTCTGCTTGCCTGCAGGTTTAGGCTTCGGCTTGATGGCCTTGCTGCTGTGCATGGCCGGCATGTGTAAAACCTGCTGCTGCTCAGACAAGCCTGAACCGGACATTAAAAGCATCCGCTTCTTGGTGAACAGCGCGGGCTGTCACCTGGTGGCAGGGATGTTTCTCTTCCTGGGCGGCGCCATTGCCATCGCGCCCTCCGTGTGGTTCCTGTTCCGCACTAAGGAGCTGAACAACAGATATGACAACATTTTCTCTGACGGCTTTGCCGTGTACGTGTCCATCGGCTGCTCTGGGGGGCTGATGTTGGCCGCCCTGCTCATGTTCATGTGGTACTGCATGTGCAAAAAGTTGCCCTCTCCCTTCTGGTTGCCCCTTCCCTCAATGTCCACCTCCACGTCTACTCAGCCACTCACCGCTAACGGATTCCCCCCATCGCCAGTTTACGGCCCTCAGGTCCTCCCGCCACCTCAGGCCTACCCTCCCACGGTGATCGACACACAGACATATGTTCCGGCACAGGGATATGTGCAAAGTGTTGCCGCCCCCGCACCACCACAAGTGTACATGTCTCAGATTTCTGCTCCTGATGGGTACGGCTCAGAAGCGGGGGGCGGGCAGGCATACAGCTACGCACACTCTCAGATCTATGCACCCTCTCAGAGCTACGCACCCTCCCAGAGCTACGCACCCTCTCAAAGTTATGCACCCTCTCAAAGTTATGCACCCAGTTACGTCGGCCACCGCTACTCCACCCGCTCACGCACGTCTGCCATTGAGATTGACATTCCTGTGGTGACGCAGTAA